A single Stigmatella aurantiaca DNA region contains:
- a CDS encoding FAD-dependent oxidoreductase, protein MTLNTGAFPHSQRAAVIGGGMAGLLAAHVLAEHFEHVVLIDRDEFPTAPEPRVGVPQARHAHLLLTHGRKLLEEIFPGLTAELTAAGAWPVDVTKDFVLHNLGYAMPQVASQGQLQTLTLSRDLLEWAVRRRLNPKISFQTGYAVESLVHDAATSRVTGLRAVRNKPSADGQREALELPADLVVDASGRGSLAPRWLEALGYGAPRETVVNPFAGYATRWYQLSPRTSWHTLVVHERRTGTILRVEKDLGIVTLVGTGKDYPPTDEAGFLEFARSLSLPEFHETLLKSEPLSPIHGFRKTENRLRHYEGLERWPEGFLVLGDAACTFNPAYGQGMTLSASTALLLRNCLKQQKRDASGIVLKGLGQRFQRLLAKDFRLPWLMATSEDARVPEVTGAQVTAFSKIAQRYMDEVVALAAQRPEVYIAFFSVIHMVSPPERLFHPSILLRVLPRMFREKREG, encoded by the coding sequence ATGACGCTGAACACCGGCGCTTTTCCACATTCCCAGCGGGCCGCCGTCATTGGCGGGGGCATGGCGGGCCTGCTGGCCGCGCACGTGCTGGCAGAGCACTTCGAGCATGTGGTGCTCATCGACCGGGACGAGTTTCCCACCGCCCCGGAGCCCCGGGTGGGCGTCCCCCAGGCCCGGCACGCCCACCTGTTGCTCACCCACGGCAGGAAGCTGCTCGAGGAGATCTTCCCCGGGCTGACGGCAGAGCTCACCGCGGCGGGGGCGTGGCCGGTGGATGTGACGAAGGACTTCGTCTTGCACAACCTGGGCTACGCGATGCCCCAGGTGGCCTCCCAGGGCCAATTGCAGACGCTGACGTTGAGCCGGGACCTGCTGGAGTGGGCGGTCCGCCGCCGCCTGAATCCGAAGATCTCCTTCCAGACGGGGTACGCGGTGGAGTCCCTGGTGCACGATGCCGCCACCTCACGCGTCACCGGCCTGCGCGCGGTGCGCAACAAGCCCTCGGCGGACGGGCAGCGGGAGGCCCTGGAGCTGCCCGCGGACCTGGTGGTGGATGCCAGCGGACGGGGTTCGCTGGCGCCCCGGTGGCTGGAGGCGCTGGGCTATGGCGCGCCCCGGGAGACGGTCGTCAACCCGTTCGCGGGCTACGCCACGCGCTGGTATCAGCTGTCCCCTCGCACCTCCTGGCACACGCTGGTGGTCCACGAGCGCCGCACGGGCACGATTCTCCGGGTGGAGAAGGACCTGGGCATCGTGACGCTGGTGGGCACGGGCAAGGACTACCCACCCACGGACGAGGCGGGCTTCCTGGAGTTTGCCCGGAGCCTCTCGCTGCCGGAGTTTCACGAGACGCTCCTCAAGTCGGAGCCGCTCTCCCCCATTCACGGCTTCCGGAAGACGGAGAACCGGCTGCGTCACTATGAGGGCCTCGAGCGCTGGCCAGAGGGCTTCCTCGTGCTGGGCGATGCGGCGTGTACGTTCAACCCCGCCTATGGCCAGGGGATGACGCTCAGCGCCAGCACCGCCCTGCTGCTCAGGAACTGCCTGAAGCAACAGAAGCGTGATGCCTCGGGCATCGTGCTGAAGGGCCTGGGACAGCGCTTCCAGCGGCTGCTGGCCAAGGACTTCCGGCTGCCGTGGCTGATGGCCACCAGCGAGGATGCCCGCGTGCCCGAGGTGACCGGCGCCCAGGTGACCGCCTTCAGCAAGATCGCCCAGCGGTACATGGACGAGGTGGTAGCGCTCGCGGCCCAGCGGCCCGAGGTCTACATCGCCTTCTTCTCCGTCATCCACATGGTGAGCCCTCCCGAGCGCCTGTTCCACCCCAGCATCTTGCTGCGAGTGCTCCCCCGCATGTTCCGGGAGAAACGGGAGGGGTAG
- a CDS encoding zinc-dependent alcohol dehydrogenase, with translation MRALTYEGPYRVAVRNKPEPKIEHPQDGIVRVTSAAICGSDLHLLHGLMPDTRIGFTFGHEFTGIVEEVGSGAQGIKKGDRVMLPFQIFCGGCYFCTRGLTSCCDSTNPATDAGTGIYGYSHTMGGYDGGQAEYVRVPFIGVDAEKIPEDVEDLDALPITDAFSTGYQGAEMCGLKGGETVLVLGCGPVGLFAMWSAWAMGAGRVIAVDHLDYRLEFARNWFGVETLNFKQLDLVTTVKGMTDGRGADATIEAVGCEAAGSPVHRVLGVYAKLEAGSPQAINFAIHATRKAGIISLMGGYGPPFNGVDIGTFMNKAQTMRTGQASVKRYMPHLLEHVRAGRIHPKKVFTHLMPLEQAPEAYHTFAQKRDGCIKVALFPQGTLH, from the coding sequence ATGAGAGCGCTGACCTATGAAGGCCCCTACCGAGTCGCGGTGCGCAACAAGCCCGAGCCGAAGATCGAGCATCCCCAGGACGGCATCGTCCGGGTGACGTCCGCGGCGATCTGCGGCTCTGATCTCCACCTCCTGCACGGGCTCATGCCGGACACCCGCATCGGGTTCACCTTCGGCCATGAGTTCACGGGAATCGTCGAGGAGGTGGGCTCCGGTGCCCAGGGCATCAAGAAGGGTGACCGGGTGATGCTGCCGTTCCAGATCTTCTGCGGCGGTTGCTACTTCTGCACCCGGGGGTTGACCTCGTGCTGCGACAGCACCAACCCCGCGACCGATGCGGGGACGGGCATCTACGGCTACTCGCACACGATGGGGGGCTATGACGGCGGCCAGGCCGAGTACGTCCGCGTGCCCTTCATCGGCGTGGACGCCGAGAAGATCCCCGAGGACGTTGAGGACCTCGATGCGCTGCCCATCACGGATGCCTTCTCCACGGGCTACCAGGGGGCCGAGATGTGTGGCCTCAAGGGCGGGGAGACGGTGCTGGTGCTCGGGTGCGGCCCGGTGGGCCTGTTCGCGATGTGGTCGGCCTGGGCGATGGGCGCGGGCCGGGTCATCGCCGTGGACCATCTGGACTACCGGCTGGAGTTCGCCCGGAACTGGTTCGGGGTCGAGACGCTCAACTTCAAGCAGCTCGATCTCGTCACCACGGTGAAGGGCATGACGGATGGCCGGGGGGCTGATGCCACCATCGAAGCCGTCGGGTGCGAGGCGGCGGGCTCGCCGGTCCACCGCGTGCTCGGGGTCTACGCAAAGCTGGAGGCGGGCTCGCCGCAGGCCATCAACTTCGCCATCCATGCGACGCGCAAGGCCGGGATCATCTCCCTCATGGGTGGCTACGGCCCTCCGTTCAACGGGGTCGACATCGGCACCTTCATGAACAAGGCGCAGACGATGCGCACCGGCCAGGCCAGCGTGAAGCGCTACATGCCGCACCTGCTGGAGCACGTGCGGGCCGGGCGGATCCACCCGAAGAAGGTCTTCACCCACCTGATGCCGCTCGAACAGGCGCCCGAGGCCTACCACACGTTCGCCCAGAAGCGGGACGGGTGCATCAAGGTGGCGCTCTTCCCCCAAGGCACCCTTCACTAG
- a CDS encoding methyltransferase: MDPTPPPNPSQQLLEHISSYWISQIIGVAARLRLSDLLASGPLSSDALAPRVGAHPDGLYRLMRAGVAAGLFTEVPPRTFTLTPLGACLRSEVPGSMRDMAITLTSPGHWRPWTDLFTAVQTGRSTVRGALGANIWEHFEKNPEEASHFDRAMGAFSSFIATEVARLHDFSRYARVADVGGSQGVLLTAVLRAYPSCRGILFDLPHVIDGARAQVEAEGLSQRMDLVAGSFFEPVIPAAEAYLLKHILHDWDDASSTAILRQIHRAALPGARLIVVEMVLPDGGEPSRAALMDLNMLVLADGRERTAREYEALLASTGWALERITPAPSGVNLIEARKQVTPADS, from the coding sequence ATGGACCCGACACCTCCGCCGAATCCCTCGCAGCAGCTCCTGGAGCACATCTCCAGCTACTGGATCTCCCAGATCATCGGTGTGGCCGCGCGGCTTCGCCTCTCGGACCTGCTCGCAAGCGGTCCTCTTTCGAGCGATGCGCTGGCACCGCGGGTAGGCGCCCACCCGGATGGGCTGTACCGCCTGATGCGTGCGGGGGTGGCCGCGGGCCTCTTCACGGAGGTACCTCCCCGCACGTTCACGCTCACCCCTCTGGGGGCCTGCCTCCGTTCGGAGGTGCCCGGCTCGATGCGTGACATGGCCATCACGCTGACCTCCCCAGGCCATTGGCGGCCCTGGACAGACCTCTTCACCGCCGTGCAGACAGGGCGCTCCACGGTCCGCGGGGCGCTGGGGGCCAACATCTGGGAGCACTTCGAGAAGAACCCGGAGGAGGCTTCGCACTTCGACCGTGCGATGGGCGCCTTCTCCAGCTTCATCGCCACGGAAGTGGCACGCCTCCACGACTTCTCACGTTATGCCCGCGTGGCGGATGTGGGGGGCAGCCAGGGCGTGTTGCTCACCGCCGTGCTCCGTGCCTACCCCTCCTGCCGAGGCATCCTCTTCGATCTACCGCACGTCATCGACGGAGCCCGGGCCCAAGTGGAGGCAGAGGGGCTGAGCCAGCGGATGGACCTGGTGGCCGGGAGCTTCTTCGAGCCAGTCATTCCCGCCGCAGAGGCCTACCTCCTCAAGCACATCCTTCATGACTGGGACGATGCTTCGTCAACCGCCATCCTCCGGCAGATTCATCGCGCCGCACTGCCGGGAGCCCGGCTGATCGTGGTGGAGATGGTGCTGCCCGACGGAGGGGAGCCTTCGCGCGCGGCCCTGATGGACCTCAACATGCTGGTGCTCGCGGATGGACGCGAGCGCACGGCCCGCGAGTACGAGGCGCTGCTCGCCAGCACCGGCTGGGCGTTGGAGCGCATCACTCCCGCCCCAAGCGGAGTGAACCTCATCGAGGCACGCAAGCAAGTTACTCCGGCAGACTCCTAG
- a CDS encoding STAS/SEC14 domain-containing protein: MSPPSSCVFDDSLWPLLLIRLEGPLSPRQFEEMLETRERYLLRGERHLTLVDRVRGTVPPAPQRKLQDDWMARHAALLRERQLGIAYAFDSRFLRWMLNLGFRLKPPPFPYYTASRLEQAAAWAAHRFQEEGMGEAAGRVRQRFALSPGRSP; the protein is encoded by the coding sequence ATGTCTCCGCCTTCTTCCTGTGTTTTCGATGACTCGCTCTGGCCGCTGCTCCTCATCCGGCTCGAAGGGCCCCTGTCGCCCCGCCAGTTCGAGGAGATGCTCGAGACGCGGGAGCGCTATCTGCTCCGGGGAGAGCGGCACCTCACCCTCGTGGACAGGGTTCGCGGCACGGTTCCCCCGGCCCCCCAGCGCAAGCTGCAGGACGATTGGATGGCACGGCACGCGGCGCTGCTCCGGGAGCGGCAGCTCGGCATTGCCTATGCATTTGATTCGCGCTTCCTCCGGTGGATGCTGAACCTGGGCTTTCGCCTCAAGCCGCCTCCGTTCCCGTATTACACGGCCTCCCGCCTGGAGCAGGCCGCCGCCTGGGCCGCGCACCGCTTCCAGGAAGAGGGCATGGGCGAGGCCGCCGGGCGTGTCCGGCAGCGCTTCGCCCTGTCTCCGGGACGTTCCCCCTGA
- a CDS encoding nuclear transport factor 2 family protein, whose product MNEAERRAVETVENAQRAMERGDIAGFLAHFAEDGEVNDPLAPAVVGRAGLEQWLQGLLAVCSKVEMLELKPFASGRNVAVKVTLRLVGRNGRTATAEAIDVFELDESFRIRKMTAYWDPAPAMQALMG is encoded by the coding sequence TTGAACGAGGCCGAGCGTCGCGCGGTGGAAACGGTTGAGAACGCCCAGCGGGCCATGGAGCGCGGAGACATCGCCGGGTTCCTGGCGCACTTCGCCGAGGATGGCGAGGTGAATGACCCCTTGGCCCCCGCGGTCGTGGGCCGGGCGGGTCTCGAGCAGTGGTTGCAGGGGCTGCTGGCGGTCTGCTCCAAGGTGGAGATGTTGGAGTTGAAGCCGTTTGCCTCGGGGCGGAACGTGGCCGTGAAGGTCACCCTCCGGCTGGTGGGCCGCAACGGCCGGACGGCCACCGCCGAGGCCATCGACGTTTTCGAGTTGGACGAGAGCTTCCGGATCCGGAAGATGACTGCGTACTGGGATCCGGCGCCCGCCATGCAAGCCTTGATGGGCTAA
- a CDS encoding NAD-dependent epimerase/dehydratase family protein → MRAFVTGGSGYLGRNLLSALAARGDTVRALVRGEEAARKVQALGAQPVRGGLDQPEALREGMAGCEILFHSAALTSARAPDAEFHRVNVLGTEAVLAAARAAGVQRVVHVSTEAVLADGLPLIQVDESRPLPAKPFPGYPATKAQAERLVLQANAPGFTTLVVRPRFIWGADDTAFLPQLIEAVRTQRFRWMDGGRYLTSTCHVANVCEGMLLAAERGRGGEVYFLTDGPPVELRAFLTQLLETQGIQANVGNISFGVARAAAHLTESLWRALVPGARAPALRLAVYLLGREVTLKDDKARRELGYVGQVTHAQGLEALRRAGPARSLPE, encoded by the coding sequence ATGCGCGCATTCGTCACGGGAGGTTCGGGGTACCTGGGCCGGAACCTGCTCTCCGCACTGGCCGCCCGGGGGGACACCGTGCGGGCCCTGGTCCGCGGTGAGGAAGCGGCCCGGAAGGTTCAGGCGCTGGGGGCTCAACCCGTGCGGGGCGGCCTGGATCAACCGGAGGCACTGCGCGAGGGCATGGCGGGCTGTGAGATCCTCTTCCATTCGGCCGCGCTCACCTCGGCCCGCGCGCCCGATGCCGAGTTCCACCGGGTGAACGTGCTGGGCACCGAGGCCGTGCTTGCCGCCGCCCGCGCTGCCGGCGTCCAGCGCGTGGTCCATGTCAGCACCGAGGCCGTGCTCGCCGACGGCCTCCCGCTCATCCAGGTGGACGAGAGCCGCCCGCTGCCCGCGAAGCCCTTTCCGGGCTACCCCGCCACCAAGGCCCAGGCCGAGCGGCTCGTGCTCCAGGCCAATGCCCCCGGGTTCACCACGCTGGTGGTGCGGCCCCGCTTCATCTGGGGGGCGGATGACACCGCCTTTCTGCCTCAGCTCATCGAGGCGGTGCGAACCCAACGCTTTCGCTGGATGGATGGCGGGCGGTACCTGACCTCCACCTGCCACGTGGCCAATGTCTGTGAAGGCATGCTCCTGGCGGCCGAGCGCGGCCGGGGAGGGGAGGTGTATTTCCTCACGGATGGACCGCCGGTCGAGCTGCGCGCCTTCCTCACCCAACTGCTGGAGACCCAGGGCATCCAGGCCAACGTGGGCAACATCTCCTTCGGGGTCGCACGGGCCGCGGCCCACCTGACCGAGAGCCTCTGGCGCGCCCTGGTGCCGGGGGCGCGCGCGCCGGCCCTTCGCCTGGCGGTCTATTTGTTGGGGCGTGAGGTGACGTTGAAGGATGACAAGGCCCGCCGGGAGCTGGGCTACGTGGGGCAGGTGACCCACGCGCAGGGGCTCGAAGCCTTGCGCCGGGCCGGTCCCGCTAGGAGTCTGCCGGAGTAA